ttcccccccccccctttctgtCAGACGCCcgccttttctttaaaaaaaaaaaaaaatagatatattttttttatttatttattatagaCAAAGTGACGTTGATTTGATTCGATTTCTCGTTATTTGATTCAATCAACTGTACCCGGATCGCAAGAGCCCGGAAATATATGTATTCCCTTTATCCTTCTACATCCATTAATGTAGACATCCTCGTGAAGGGAAAGCTCGCCGTAGCTATTCGATTTCTGCATCAGGTGTAGgctcttctattttttctttttttttttgttccccgcCGGCCATATGTGCGCTCGCAcacccaccaaaaaaaaacgtctaaTCATTTCATTCCCCCTTCTTTCCCATTATTTTTCGTGATAATAGGTGATTGTGTTACTGCGCAGACACCTATCGTTTTCTTTAGCGCTTCTCGCCGCCAGCGCCAAGGTGTCGTATCGATATATCATGGCGACCTCTGGCATTTCATTAATGCTGAATGATGTCATTATTATTAGCCCCATTCATTTCTTTCGCCCTCGCTTTTCGAAACGGCGCCCTTGTCAAAATGGCCGTCAAAAGCGGCAAGATGGATGCGCTTATATGCTTATAATGATGCCACACTTGGCTGAACTTTTGCTCGTCAGACGTGAGCCATGACACTGGCCGTTCTCAGTTTTGTTtccttattaaaaaaaaaaaaaaaaaaaaaaagaataaaaatagaaaaggaaacaatagtggaatttcttttttttttttttttttttatgcatcaTTCATCAAAGCTTTGCCAGAGGTTTGATTGCACTGCGACAATACGGAGCGCGTCTTaccattcccttttttttaatgtttctttttgaatttctagTTATTTTTTGGGGTGCGAAATGGATGTacctaaagaagaagaatcggcacaaaaaaaataaaaaataaaaagagagagagagagaaagaactaGAGGAATTGGAGACATCTTTTCTTGCTTCGTCGTTGGGGACGAAATAAGTGGATGGGTGGGGAAAGGGATGATGAATGATAAAGAGCAAGAAGATCGCTATCGTTCtcgttgcttttctttctccatgCCATTCATCTCCGTTGTTCTCTGCTGGAGCGCGCTATATTGCGATCTAGTAGGAGTATTAGgcttatatttctttttctttctcctttttttttttttttttttttcttgtgcgtCTCAAAAAGCTccgcagaagaagaagaagaagaattattattattatttttttttttttttttttttttgttatcccGCTAAAGCCGTTATGGTTGAATAGTAACGATTAGCCTCGTCCGTATTTCCTGTGGTAGCCTGCTGCTGTTACATGCTTATATTCATCGTCTAGGAAATATAGAACAGACAGTGGCTCCTAAAAATGCCATAGagttctcctccttttttttttttatttttttttttttatttttccttctttaccAAGAGATTAGTTATGATTTCCATCTGACGGCCAGGCAATAAACATGCAGTTAATGACGACGGATATAAAATAAAGGGgtggaaataaataaaacaaaagcccgcattttcattgtttcagCTGAACAGtcgccaaaaaaacaaaaaaaaacaaaaaaaaaaacacaacaactttacggttcatttcattcttcctttttcgtatttttattgaacGGTGATTTAGATGAGaggcaagaaagaaaagaggcattttcttttatctgaATCAATGTTAACATTTGTCGAAACATTGTCTTAGTTTGGCTTTTTTATTCGACCCCCTTTTTCTTATCAATCCGATGCCAACTATTAACAGAATGCCCGGCGATCAGCTCTACAAAACAAAGAACGGATGTAGTAAAAGATAGGAAAAGGGTTACACGAAGAGGTCAATATAgaacacgcacacaaaaaacgaAAGTAAATTGGTTCCAGGGGCTTGCCAAAATGTCTATATCCCCCATCCGTATAGTTTTCAACACTGGCCACGGACGTTTGTACTGGGCACTCGTTAATGAATGCCTACGAGTTATTTCcaaaggttaaaaaaaaaaaaaaaaaaaaaaaaaaaaaaatgtgagctACAAACCTCTCAATGTACTCTGGGCTTCGTCATCAAAACTCGATTGAGTCcttcgtcttttattttggATGAAAAACATCTTTGCTCATCCGCAAAAGCGCGTTGAATCGATGACTGtgccaaactttttttttttttttttttttttttgatttgaaacACGAGACAGAAGAAGAACATTGACGGAGAGAGGGAGGAGACGTGACTGGACAATAGACACTCTTAGATTTGCTCAGTATACAGTGCCCATAAGAtgagagagaggggaaaagaagaagaggaaagtgCTGGTGTGCGTCGATGCCCTCTCCTTTCAGTCGATAACGAACAAGAGGATGGATATCCAGCAACTCATCAAATGTTGTTTAGCCTTTCACGAcgccctcctttttctttttttttcttcttctttctttctttctttcttcctctttgtGCCGAtctgtgtgtatatgtgtCTGTTTGGCTGGAAATAGTCTGCTCTGTTTGCCCGTACAAAGTAGAAAACTCGCTTTGCTTTgtacattttgattttattacgTTTTGCCTTTTATCAACGACTATTTTCGTCGAGATAATAACAATTggaaaaaatcaagttttttcttatacattcggtgggaaaaagaacaaactcTTGATACATGTTTTTGGTCGAGGTCACATCCTTCAAAAAAGCGACTGGACACGCAACGCTATCGTTACCCCTCGTCGGGGTAGTGACAGTTTTACACGACATGACCATCGCAAACATAATAATACCTACCATTGTTCATAGCGTCTACAAACAAAGCAAAAGTGTTATGTTCGTGACGatagttttctttgtttcatttcacaTCTTGAAATGTGAATGTCTTTCAATTGATTTAATTttatccttttatttatttatttttttttttttcgtttcaggTCTTCGCAAAGTCTACCCGTACTACTTTACGTTCACGACGTTCACCAAAGGTCGCTGGGTTGGAGAGAAGATACTCGACGTCTTTGCCAGAGAGTTCAGAGCTCATCCCGTCGAGGAatatgtaagaaaaaaattttaaatttcgcttcaacaaaaatgtttttgcgcgcatattaaaaaaaaacgtgtctTGATATTCCTGCTCTCTTGATTGTTACGGACTAAAGTTTAGACTTGTTACGTATCGAGCGTTCTCCGACTGGCCGGGCTGCTTGTCTTAACGGCAGCGCAACACGCGCCGTCATTCTTCTAGACGGGTAGCAGCTGCGGTAACACGGAGAACCTCGTGTCAGTTGACACGCAAACAAAGCGCGTGActctttgggtttttttttttttcaatcttgtCGGGAGGTCGTCATTTCACGCTCCAGTttgctccttttctttttttttttttttcaattggatgtttcctccccctcctttttttttttcgtgctcgGTTACCGTTTCcgaggttcttttttttttttttcccccttttgttCCCGACATTTTTTCGCTCGGTCGTTTCTTAGGACGATAGAGTCGAGTgtgaatcaaatgaaattatcAAAGGATATTTCACGTTCATTGTGCTCAATTGTTGATCAATTTTTTATGATTCTTGGCGATGCAGGAGCGGTGCATCAAGTCCGGATCGCTGACGGTCAATTATGAAAAGGTGGATATTGATTACCGACTGAAACACAACGATCTGTTAGCCAACATCGTGCACAGGTAAAAGAAcaatgttcttcttttttttttttttccgtgttaCATTGAACTTTACAGgttcatgaatttttttttgtgtatttttcCGATGAGCTCTTTCGTTCCTTTAAAACGTTCTGAATTCCAAACAATTCAGCATAGCTTGTTAGCGATCGTTGACGTTTAATCTTTCAACCGTCAATGATGTCAAGACATTTCGAAAACGAAGTCGGCATGATAGGCTTATAGCTGTACACGTATCATAGACGAAAAACGAGAAACATGAcgtcgctctctctctctctctaaccaagttgttgttgtgtgttgttgCGTACTGCTTGCGACCTGCTGATTGAATGGcgatggaaacaaacaaacaaattgtgtacattttattttttccaaaaacaaaacaaaacaaaaaaaaaaaaaaaaaaaaaaaaaaaaaaaaaaaatataaaaacggCTGCGCAGACACGAGAGGCCCGTGATCGGGGATGCGGTGAGCATCGTCCACCTCGACGACGACTTGGTGGTCGTTCACAAGCCTCCCTCCGTCCCTGTAAGTTGTTATTCTTCTTTAATGATGttcctttgttgttgtcgttgttgttgaacgTCATTGATTGGCAAattcccccaaaaaataaccttctttttttttcctcctttccttttcttatcTTCTTCCTTCATTCCTTGAACGAAAACATCCAAAGAAAACCTTTAAATTataattccccccccccattctaaacagccaaaaaaaaaaaaaattccccttTCTTCTAATCCCCTCCTGCAATCTGGTATGGATATAGCCCGTACGTGAAATCCGAACCAATCAACATCGAGCTGGGCATCTCTCTTAATAGTATATcgaaattcctttttattttattttattttttttgccccgTGGTATAACCCCCTAAGTTCCTAGCCTCTTTCGCCCTTTCGTGATTGGGATACGATCCGGAAACTAGAGAAGGTTTTTATTGGGATATGGCAGGGAGGAAGATGTAGAATCTCTTTGATCCCCCTCCCCGAAGAGGTTCGAGTGTGCTGCCTTAGTTTTGCAAAGGATTTCAAAGACAATCAACAATTGAAGAGAACGCAGCTAATATCGCGTTCGTGATTAGCAGCGGCGGGTAGCGGCATGTTTCCTTTTACGTGGGGTGCATACACGTGGACACGCTGTTTTGAAACGTGCGTgcgctcaaaaaaaaaaaaaaaaaaaaaaatgagaacattACCAGTAGATGTGAAGTTGTACATATGTTGGAGATGATAGAGAAGAGTATCAAATCCAGTTGGTAGATCGTGGAATATCGAtccgaagggggggggggggggggttcgctTGACACTCAAATGGAAATGGCCAAACATAAAAGAGAGGAGATGGAACGATATCAGCAAGGCCTCTTTCTTTCGTCGAGAACCAAATGTCTTCGATAATGAGATTACAAGACTTGATAGTAGAGTTATTATGTGAGAAACGAGGCGGAATGATGCCAGAAGAGGCAGAACATTCTTTTTGATCCGATTCCGGCCACAGGAAGGACGAAGGCTTTACGTATTTGTCTATTTGATTtgtcttctctctttttttttttccgatgcTCAaatttggaacaaaaaaaagttgttttcgACTTCATCGTGGATCAATCGAaagaattgattttttttttttcttattccttttCTTCGCGCTCGTCATTAAAAAAGATGGCATAATTGCTGGCAATTGATTCAGAGTTCTCTTTCTTTAGATGTTCTTCTAGTACAATTTGaattcactttaaaaaaaataggaacaaaatttaatgcttgtacgggggaggggggggggggacgacgAGCTCTGGTCGTCGGGTCCGTCTGGAACATTaaagaatgaataaaaatggaaacgaTTGTTCGCGTCGCTCGCCGTCGTTGCCCGAGACCAGATTGAATCGTATGCGATTACGGTGGCCAACAAAAGAAGGGCCAGGTCGTTGTCACGCATCTCGTTGTGTAAAAGACGTGGCAGGTGGATGGTGTGTAACGCATCTCAATCGTATCTCggtgttctctttttttttttttttttttttttttttttctttcccccatTCCCGAACGTTGTTCGCCGCGCATCTATGaatagaaaaggaagaagaaaaaaaaagaaaaaaaaatggtcgcCTATATTTCCGCGTCTTTTTGCGGGATTGCCATAGGCATGGTCCGCGTTGCCTGTCTGTTTGAATAAGTGAGGGACATGTTCCGCTTTTCTTCGTCCGCCTTGcgttcgtctcttttttttttagaatccGCCTTTTTTGGAGGCTACTGCGTCATTGTCGAACGGAGCTGAAAAAACATCCGTGTTGTCTATCTCAGCTTTCTTTCATGCCTATGTCTATATACACCTTGAATCCCCGGCAAATATCAAGAAAGAATTGAGCATCGATCGATTGACTTCCTTGCGCATACTCGAGGCCACCCAATATAATGGATTtggatttctttcttcttttttttttatttcgttttttttttttttttttttttttttatatttgttcaCGTTGGGAAATGTGGCAATCCAATCACAAGGCGGCCATCCGTGggtgtaattttgaaatagGAGCAGCGTGAATCTTGATGCGCGCCACCCATTTTGAGCGGCAAAGTCATAAAACAGTTAAGAGCTATAGCGCAAATAAAGCTTCTGCGACCTTccgtttccccccccccccccccccccccctttttttttttttttttttttttattccgtaGTGGTTCTTTATGCTCTTAAGTCTTCGCAGCCGACTGGCCCCCGAAGTGTAATGAAATGAAGCCAATCGTCTTGATGAAGCAACTCgctcgaaaaagaaaggcgaAAGTTGTACGCGCGTTTGCACTTGCCACATCTTGCGACGAGTTGCCCACATTCCGAGacacgtttgtttttgttttttttttttttcccttgcttGCCCGTCTTAAGCGACTATTCCGCCTTGACGTAAATAATCAAGAGATCAACtaataaacaaaacgaaaggcGCCCGTGAACGCACCGACTTTCCGTTTggcatttttctcatttttcttcgtttgtttatttaatcaATTGAATTTATGTTGTTTTCACAATTGGAATGCTGAtgaaagtttattttttgttttttttttgtttctttttttgttttttttttatttatccaTTGGTTTGAACCCTTGCCTTGCATCCTGACGTGCTtgaaaaaatgtatatatatatcggGACGTGATTTGATGATGACGCCGTTTGCTGCTTCACCGCTTTCTCACgcccgaaaaacaaaatttcaatcgaCTCTTGTGCCGTCACCTCCGTTCACCAATGACACAGACATGAGGTGCCGGTAGAGTCGAAGGTTATCGAAATTGTTCATCAAGATGACGACATAATCGTGATCGATAAGCCGTGCTCTGTACCGGTACGTACCGTTTATCTTAAACAAATTCGGTTTCGAAtaccatttttcttgttgttgttgatctttccctagaaaatgttttagttctaaacctttctttttttttttttttatcccgatgcaattttttttaaatctctatTTTCTAAAGTGgattattttatatttattcgGTTGTTTTGTGACTTGTGTTCGCCAACTGCGGTTCCTTCCGTTCTCGTCTTGAACATTTTTTATGGCCGGAGAACGTCATTGGCCTCTTGGATTTGACGATAAGAGCAAAAGACGATGAAACCCCTCCATCCACCCTCAACTCGTACTCTGTTAACGTCTCAATTCCGGTGcgaggttttcttttctcgacgACATGCGATTCCAGTGGAAACATATCCATTACGGAAAATTGGATCGTCAAGTCCTGTTCCACTTTGACTAGGTGGAACGCTCGATTGCCTTgctcgttttttatttttttttatttatttatttatttatttattttttttttttttcctattccgTGTATGTACGCAGCCACTTggggggagaggggggggggggatgatgTTGTTATTCTTTGCTGGGACTTAGGCGTAGCGCTGGGGAATGAGGAAGAGATTTTTCGGCGGATAGGAGAGAGGGCCCAATCTTTGGTTCGTGCACGTGCTTCATCGAAAGATGATTGTACCAGGTTGCACAcgccttgtttttgtttgagtctcaattttttcttttcctttttgatacATTTTCCTTCTCCTGTGTCCTTACACCATGGCCTTACCGTTCAtgctttttatttcccctctacattttttttttatttccgcTATTTgccaaggctttttttttttttttcctggttcGTCTTATTGCCATCCAATACTTAACTGGCTGTACGTATTTTGCAATTTCCCCATCCTTTCCGTGTTTGTTTGATACGCCAccttgtctgtttttttttgtgtatgtggtGTGGGTTAACGTCATCCGCGGCTCAATCGTTCCAAATTCCGGgtagttgggggggggggggggggggagtgcaATAACACACACTTTAATCAGACATGTACAATTTGAATTCCAAACAGCAGATGatgcccgtcttttttttttattatttttttttttttatactatgCGTGTGCGCATCTATTTGGCCGGGCCGTGCGGCAGCTGCTTTCAATATTGGATTGGGGATGATTTCCAAACCGATCGTAGTAGAAGAGAGGGAAGAGCAATCGATTGAGCTAAAAAGTCGACTATTGATGTAGTTTCATTTGATAGCTGAACCCAATAACATCGGAATCGTGGAACGATTAGCTGCGGATCGGCGATACGGACGCTTTCTCATTTCCCACTGCCCGAATTTCCTCttattgaagaaaaaagaaaatgtacttTTGATGTTCAACTGGCCTTTAACTAGTCCGCATTTCCGGAtggcgcgtgtgtgtgtttcttattTAGGTTCATCCGTGCGGTCGATACCGTCACAATGCGGTGGCTTTCATCTTAGCCAAGGAACACAACTTGCGTAACTTGCGGACGATCCATCGGCTAGATCGGCTCACGTCGGGACTGTTAATGTTCGGCCGGAACCAGGAGAAAGCCCGACAGATGGAAGTGCAGATCCGCACGCGCCTCGTCTCCAAGGAGTACGTCTGCAGAGTTGGAGGCGAATTCCCGAGGTAATTTTTCACGGCTGCACAATTTTCCTTGACACGCTCTTGTCTTTTCCTTCATCATTCTTTACAACCTTGTTCTCATTCTGATATGAATTGCTTACCAAAGTGCTTCGACAGAGGCCTTCTGATGTAGCAGACACACTCTATATGAAACTCGTCCATAATGAAAGCACAAGAGCCTGATTGTTAAGCCGGCCAGCCCgtttttaatgtttgattGTTGATTGATTTCATAGTGGCCACATCGTATGCATCGAACCGATCGAGGTGGTCAGCTATAAGATCGGCGTTTGTCGCGTCTCCCCGAAAGGCAAGGACTGCCGGACAGAGTTCGAGCGGCTCTCCTACAATGGCAAGACGAGCGTCGTTCTCTGCAAGCCCCACACTGGTCGGATGCACCAGATCAGAGTTCATCTGCAGTACCTCGGTGAGTATAAAGAGAAATTCACGACCCATCTCCAGGGAGTCAGCAaaggaggggaggggggagggtaTCGGACGGTTGGACGGACGGACCGACTTACTTTTACTCAACAAAAACGCGCACGCTCGTTGTTAATTGGATACGAGGTCTTCTCAGTCGTGATCACAAGAGCAATTGGATCACTGGATGTTTAGTCATTCAGTTAGAGTGACCTGCCCTTCTTAAGGGACTTGCACTTAGTTAACGTCCAAGTTAAACAATACGGCAAGTCGACTTTTAACGAAGGACGTTCCGTTCTTCATTAGCTTTACGTGGCCCATTTTCTGTCCATTGGACTCACCTGTCTCCACTCAATATCACGCAAAACGGGAAGCCTGgacgttcaattttttcaattaaacttGTGAAGAGGAGGGTAGCTCACAGATAACCTTTCGCATCTTTAGTGGCCTATTATGTGGAAGAGCATCATCAATTTTTGTTGCATAGATGAATATCTTTAACGATGCCATATTGATTTTGCCCTGCAGGATATCCGATAGCAAACGATCCGTTGTACAATCATGTTGTCTTCGGACCGGAGAAAGGCAAAGATGGCAACATTGGAAAGACGGATGAAGAATTGATTCACGATTTGATCTCGATCCATAACGCGGAAAATTGGCTCGGTGGTGAAGGCGATGACTTTGCCCCCAATTTCTTCAGCGGCGTCATACCACCGGAAGCAACCGGTGTAGCAACTCCATCCAGCAGCTCTGAAAGCGTCGGAATGGCCAGCGGAGTCTCTAGTCGAAGCCAGACTCCTGACGCTACTATCGTTTCTAAAGAGCCCCCAACGGCACCGGGGTCGATTCCGGAATCTAAAGTTGAAACGGAAACGGGAGCAACGGACAACCAGAGCAATGCTGCGATGCCAGCCGGCCCAGTTCTCAATCAAGTTAGCGAGGAAGTCTTGCCGGTATCGCCTTCAGCAACTGCGTCGGCATCGGAGGGAATCATTAATGAAACATCAGCCAGCCCAGCGGTCAATGAAGCCACCGAGAACGATGCTATCGCCGATGAAGGCATAGCCAAACCGGAAGAAAATAGTCGGAACGAACGAAATTCACCTGACGATGCCACAAAAGCGAATGACGGTTAGTTCTTCGTTTCTTCCTGTCATATttggcatttttgtttaaacttgTGCTTATTCGCTTCCAATAGATTTCACTGATAATTACAATTCAAGCAAAGTGACGTTCGACGAACATTGTTTCGAATGCAAGGTGCGCTTCCGTGATCCAAAGCCTAAAGACTTGATGATGTTTCTCCACGCTTGGCGGTACACAGTACGCCGTTtgtatattttgaaaaatattttttacattattagttatttttttgttccaatgCTCTATGttaacgatttaaaaaatgttttttctttcttttctttaattatttttaattgcagGGCCCAGGTTGGTCGTATGAAACTCAGTTGCCCAAATGGGCGGAGGCCGATTGGCAAAATGAAGAATATTAGGGAATAATTACAAGGAGAATCGCATTGATGATTTTCCGTTCTGGTAACTTGTACCAAACtaggcaaatgaaaaaaaaaaaaaaaaaaaaaaaaaaaaatttaataatgcATTGAAGTGAAATAATTTAAGTTCACAGTGAATATGTTATTCAACATTGgtcaaacgaaaatgaatgACGGCAAAATGTGCTTCGTACCAAACAGTGGGGCACTCACGTTCACGTTCGTAGTGAAGATTATCTGATTGGCCATCCAAGCGTCTCTTGTTTGTGTGTCATTTGtgccttgttttcttttttcgagtcCAGTTTACATCGTTGTCCTATACCGGCTGATTCAGTTGTGAACATATCAAGAGACAATTGTTTTCAGTTTATGTTCTCTTTTCGATATACGTGGAAATACATCCGACCCGGACTAGGCATCCCGCCGATATTGTATCCATACGTTTGAACGTGCCGGATTCGACGGATGCCatgtgtcgaaaaaaaaagagcaacccactaaaaaaaaaaaaaaaaaaaaaaaaaaaaaaagaaaacaaatttattgcaggagaaaaactatttttcgCAGAATTCAGTTCGTCAATTGTCACTAATTGAAAGGAATTTGTCATTGGAATTCCTTTCGACAAACGAGTCCTTGTAATGGTACTCAATCGGTGTTTCggtgaaccttttttttttttttgttccgtttaACTTACTTTATGATTTTGCTTTCAGTTTACTTTTCTCTTGCTAATTTTTACCTATTCTTGGAACTCATCCCAATGCAGTGCGGGTCACTGCTCACGCACTGTGGAAACGTCAGCCACCACAGCTGTCTCCAGTTTACAACCCGTAGCTTGTTTGACTGTAATTTCACATTATAGCAATTCTtattttcaatctttttttctcattctcgGCTCATTTCTGTTGTGTTCTGTAGTGATCGACTAATACAAAGTAGCTCTTGAAAGCGCACAAACTGTTAAATCTTATCTCCCACCAACTTTCATGCACTTTAGGCTTCATCAACTTGCACTGGTTTTACATACACGTTCTTGTAGATCTTGGCCAGATGGTTGGGAGTTCAAAACCAACAAGTATAACACAGAAAAATCATAGTCATGAATTAACCAGCACTTGTCATCTGTATTTTGTCATCACCAAATTCACAACTCAGTTTCATATTGTAGAGACACATGGAATGTATATTGGGACGGATTGTAAAAATAAGAGAGCAATCATCATTTAAAGAGTCATTTGAACATTTAAACCTATTTCGTCAATTTGGAAGATCTGAAAAGATTGGCTCAAAGATAAGTTTCTTTAAATTCCATGTCAGATAAAATCTTAAATTCGTCCTCTTCCTCCgcttttcgtttcaaaaagTTTCTTAACAAAATATACCTGcacaacaaaacaaccaaTAACCACCGCACATTGAGCCAACGACCAATATTGCACGTAGGCCTCGTTATCTAATAGAAGATTGTAGTCTCGAGCTTCTCTGCTTCGACCCAATTGCTGCATCTGCAAGATGCCTTGAATTCGCTTATCCACACCTTGGAGTATATtctaaaaagaaggaaaaaatttaaaaagagaacTTTGTACGTTTGGCCAGGACGTTTACGTTCTGTAAAACTTACCGTGCAGTTTTCTGCGCTAACGTCAATATCTTTAAGTTCCTGAGTAAATTTCTCCCATTGGTCGTACCTGATTGTAAAACCATAGATATTGgtgaacaaaaatcaaaaaaagagaaatgttacCTGAAGGTCGTAATATAAAGATTGACTAATTTAGCAGCAAATCGAGAGAACTGGTTGTCCACACATATCCCATAATATCCGCCGGTGGGCGATACTTCCTGAAATTCAGATGCCGGCTTCCACTGATATGGATGTACTAATTGGCCACTAGGGTTCCTAACTGCAAAACCTGCCATGCCATCTCCTCCACGAAGAACCTGAATTAGGACATGTAAAATTACAAAGAATGAAACAGTTCGACACTGGATGTGTTTACCTGAAAGCTGACATAGATGGTAGCTCCCTTTTGGGCAAACTGGAAATAGCACTCTTCTTTTCCTGGGTCCACATGAACTTTATACTCCATGGCTACAGCAGGTGCATCATCAGCGTTTTCATCAAATAATGGCATGGTCATTGGAGGTTGTGCAACATGGACTGGTGGTTGTCCGGGGAGTATGTGAGGGGGCATTTGACCTTGTTCAGGATGCATTGGCATCATCGGTATTTGTCCAGGGTGCAATTGTTGCATGGGAACTTGACCAGGATGCATTTGCTGCTGTATGGGAACTTGCTGCATTGGGATTTGCTGCCCTGGAACTTGCTGCATCGGTACTTGCTGCATTGGAACTTGCTGCTGCATGGGTACTTGCTGCTGCATTGGTACTTGCTGCTGCATTGGTACTTGCTGCTGC
The nucleotide sequence above comes from Daphnia carinata strain CSIRO-1 chromosome 3, CSIRO_AGI_Dcar_HiC_V3, whole genome shotgun sequence. Encoded proteins:
- the LOC130697350 gene encoding pseudouridylate synthase RPUSD2-like isoform X3 — its product is MSFLNSGVISSIKRALNLHFLINHFGRTSSGCFIKTYRLTASMTDILKTEKPLGMKVDADPSVSANQTFEISDVDKIRTVEGIAEDCTDKGVLPVHTEHLLKSSDNRTVEESHEGNAVELQASEVSERENRPVEANGSAAAVAAMISAGVVSEAKRKHHDDQVEPFKDVKRAKIETRALKAKRPGFTDERYSETEYFFENGLRKVYPYYFTFTTFTKGRWVGEKILDVFAREFRAHPVEEYERCIKSGSLTVNYEKVDIDYRLKHNDLLANIVHRHEVPVESKVIEIVHQDDDIIVIDKPCSVPVHPCGRYRHNAVAFILAKEHNLRNLRTIHRLDRLTSGLLMFGRNQEKARQMEVQIRTRLVSKEYVCRVGGEFPSGHIVCIEPIEVVSYKIGVCRVSPKGKDCRTEFERLSYNGKTSVVLCKPHTGRMHQIRVHLQYLGYPIANDPLYNHVVFGPEKGKDGNIGKTDEELIHDLISIHNAENWLGGEGDDFAPNFFSGVIPPEATGVATPSSSSESVGMASGVSSRSQTPDATIVSKEPPTAPGSIPESKVETETGATDNQSNAAMPAGPVLNQVSEEVLPVSPSATASASEGIINETSASPAVNEATENDAIADEGIAKPEENSRNERNSPDDATKANDDFTDNYNSSKVTFDEHCFECKVRFRDPKPKDLMMFLHAWRYTGPGWSYETQLPKWAEADWQNEEY
- the LOC130697350 gene encoding pseudouridylate synthase RPUSD2-like isoform X2, which codes for MEMQHPWLLPFLHPLTTAPPIQLTLPPPPHQPHHHPHHHPHQHHHPHHHVQQQQPQQPHPHVHHAHHHAAAHQLPSTSMGLTLQPMLTPSGALLLPALQQNAAAAVAAFAAAAHQLAAHQQGSAVAAYSAMAATNSPVLMAPFQPQRSRLKVSERENRPVEANGSAAAVAAMISAGVVSEAKRKHHDDQVEPFKDVKRAKIETRALKAKRPGFTDERYSETEYFFENGLRKVYPYYFTFTTFTKGRWVGEKILDVFAREFRAHPVEEYERCIKSGSLTVNYEKVDIDYRLKHNDLLANIVHRHERPVIGDAVSIVHLDDDLVVVHKPPSVPVHPCGRYRHNAVAFILAKEHNLRNLRTIHRLDRLTSGLLMFGRNQEKARQMEVQIRTRLVSKEYVCRVGGEFPSGHIVCIEPIEVVSYKIGVCRVSPKGKDCRTEFERLSYNGKTSVVLCKPHTGRMHQIRVHLQYLGYPIANDPLYNHVVFGPEKGKDGNIGKTDEELIHDLISIHNAENWLGGEGDDFAPNFFSGVIPPEATGVATPSSSSESVGMASGVSSRSQTPDATIVSKEPPTAPGSIPESKVETETGATDNQSNAAMPAGPVLNQVSEEVLPVSPSATASASEGIINETSASPAVNEATENDAIADEGIAKPEENSRNERNSPDDATKANDDFTDNYNSSKVTFDEHCFECKVRFRDPKPKDLMMFLHAWRYTGPGWSYETQLPKWAEADWQNEEY
- the LOC130697350 gene encoding pseudouridylate synthase RPUSD2-like isoform X1, with the translated sequence MEMQHPWLLPFLHPLTTAPPIQLTLPPPPHQPHHHPHHHPHQHHHPHHHVQQQQPQQPHPHVHHAHHHAAAHQLPSTSMGLTLQPMLTPSGALLLPALQQNAAAAVAAFAAAAHQLAAHQQGSAVAAYSAMAATNSPVLMAPFQPQRSRLKVSERENRPVEANGSAAAVAAMISAGVVSEAKRKHHDDQVEPFKDVKRAKIETRALKAKRPGFTDERYSETEYFFENGLRKVYPYYFTFTTFTKGRWVGEKILDVFAREFRAHPVEEYERCIKSGSLTVNYEKVDIDYRLKHNDLLANIVHRHEVPVESKVIEIVHQDDDIIVIDKPCSVPVHPCGRYRHNAVAFILAKEHNLRNLRTIHRLDRLTSGLLMFGRNQEKARQMEVQIRTRLVSKEYVCRVGGEFPSGHIVCIEPIEVVSYKIGVCRVSPKGKDCRTEFERLSYNGKTSVVLCKPHTGRMHQIRVHLQYLGYPIANDPLYNHVVFGPEKGKDGNIGKTDEELIHDLISIHNAENWLGGEGDDFAPNFFSGVIPPEATGVATPSSSSESVGMASGVSSRSQTPDATIVSKEPPTAPGSIPESKVETETGATDNQSNAAMPAGPVLNQVSEEVLPVSPSATASASEGIINETSASPAVNEATENDAIADEGIAKPEENSRNERNSPDDATKANDDFTDNYNSSKVTFDEHCFECKVRFRDPKPKDLMMFLHAWRYTGPGWSYETQLPKWAEADWQNEEY